In Candidatus Bathyarchaeota archaeon, one DNA window encodes the following:
- a CDS encoding CPBP family intramembrane metalloprotease, with the protein MIADPSEGAGYGTAISLLKAAVLAASLFIAFTYPFSLLLGIYVMYEPRLGLEYLKHPTQVYFISYMIMFSTPFRVGRAFLFASLTIVYFASLWASARIGRGFMGAIRKPWMGFSSFSENWLLFMPTASGMLLILVSALQGIQESIGIPTGSISFPNPYSGLLSLAYSPVAEEIGFRLTPIGTVTALYLIKYGKPREALLSILWPDKGKEVLGLPNIQGDGLKGVAKPEWVAAAASSAFFGAVHYIAGGGWDVGKISSAALAGMALALIYLWRGIHASILLHWFFNYYSYVWDVAKTLNTQLFTGLEAAIYVATIFLGFLGWIRLLWKAYGKLRRGGKERKYDSCMEHRDVCTGALKLDGEVFKYWTGF; encoded by the coding sequence TTGATCGCTGATCCTTCCGAAGGGGCTGGATATGGCACAGCTATATCCCTGCTTAAGGCCGCTGTTTTAGCGGCATCTCTCTTCATAGCGTTCACGTATCCCTTCTCCCTTCTCCTAGGCATCTATGTAATGTATGAGCCGCGGCTCGGACTCGAATACCTGAAGCATCCAACGCAGGTATATTTCATATCCTATATGATCATGTTCTCCACCCCTTTCAGGGTCGGTAGAGCCTTCCTCTTCGCATCGCTAACCATAGTTTACTTCGCATCTCTATGGGCTTCGGCGAGGATTGGGAGGGGCTTTATGGGGGCCATCCGCAAGCCTTGGATGGGGTTCTCGAGTTTCTCCGAAAACTGGCTGTTATTCATGCCCACGGCATCAGGGATGCTCCTAATCCTAGTATCAGCGCTCCAGGGCATCCAGGAATCCATAGGCATACCCACGGGGTCCATAAGCTTTCCAAACCCATACAGTGGGCTACTATCCTTGGCTTACTCTCCTGTGGCCGAGGAGATAGGCTTCAGGCTTACACCCATAGGCACCGTGACGGCCTTATACTTGATTAAGTACGGTAAGCCTCGAGAGGCTCTGCTCTCAATTTTGTGGCCGGATAAGGGTAAGGAGGTCCTAGGCCTCCCCAACATCCAGGGAGACGGGCTTAAAGGGGTGGCCAAGCCTGAATGGGTGGCCGCGGCCGCGTCCTCGGCCTTCTTTGGGGCCGTCCACTACATCGCGGGCGGCGGATGGGATGTAGGGAAAATATCCAGCGCCGCCCTGGCGGGGATGGCCTTAGCGCTCATATACTTGTGGAGGGGGATCCATGCCTCGATACTACTCCACTGGTTCTTCAACTACTACAGTTACGTATGGGATGTGGCGAAGACGCTCAACACCCAATTATTCACGGGATTAGAAGCGGCGATCTACGTAGCCACGATTTTTCTAGGATTCCTGGGATGGATAAGGCTCCTCTGGAAGGCCTATGGAAAGCTGAGGAGAGGAGGAAAAGAAAGAAAGTATGATTCGTGCATGGAGCATCGGGACGTGTGCACGGGGGCGCTCAAGCTTGATGGGGAGGTTTTTAAGTATTGGACCGGATTTTAA
- a CDS encoding methionine adenosyltransferase has translation MRNIFVNTLKQTPVRDQPIEICERKGIGHPDTICDLILNDISVALSKEYLKRFGRIMHYNIDKGLLVAGEVERKFGGGRVLKPMLLVIGDRATFQVDDAEVPIEEIARETAKRWFRENMRFVDPEEHVRYQVEIKRGSEALRDIFERGPGRLPSNDTSAAVGFYPLTETEITVLELERYLNSDEFKRDHPETGEDVKVMGVRRRNDLHLTVAMAFVDKYVKSEEDYFRKKGEVLEEILSFISPRTDMESVTVDLNTLDEKGRDMRGIYLTVLGTSADDGDCGQVGRGNRANGIIPLNRPASSEAAAGKNPVSHVGKIYNLLSYRLAREIYERVPGISEAYVWLVSQIGRPIDQPMIASAELILEKNTSLKEVSREVHDIIDAKLESIDEFCMELIEGKIPVC, from the coding sequence ATGAGGAACATATTCGTAAACACCCTGAAGCAGACGCCTGTAAGGGATCAACCCATAGAGATATGCGAGCGTAAAGGGATAGGTCACCCAGACACTATATGCGATCTAATCCTGAACGATATATCAGTGGCCCTCTCAAAGGAGTATCTGAAAAGGTTCGGCAGGATAATGCACTATAACATCGATAAGGGGCTCCTCGTGGCAGGCGAGGTTGAGAGGAAGTTTGGAGGGGGCAGGGTTTTAAAGCCCATGCTCCTGGTCATAGGGGACAGGGCCACCTTCCAAGTGGACGACGCGGAGGTCCCCATAGAGGAGATAGCCAGGGAGACGGCTAAGAGATGGTTCAGGGAGAACATGCGCTTCGTAGATCCCGAGGAGCATGTGAGGTACCAGGTGGAGATCAAGAGGGGATCCGAAGCCCTAAGGGACATATTTGAACGCGGCCCGGGTAGGCTTCCATCCAACGACACCTCGGCAGCGGTCGGGTTCTACCCCCTCACGGAGACGGAGATAACCGTCCTAGAGCTCGAGAGATACTTGAACTCCGACGAGTTTAAGAGAGATCACCCTGAAACCGGCGAAGACGTGAAGGTGATGGGTGTAAGGCGTAGAAACGATCTACATCTAACCGTGGCGATGGCCTTCGTAGATAAGTATGTTAAGAGCGAGGAGGACTACTTCAGGAAGAAGGGCGAGGTCCTAGAGGAGATCTTATCCTTCATCTCCCCGAGGACGGATATGGAATCCGTCACGGTGGACCTGAATACCCTGGACGAGAAGGGGAGGGATATGAGGGGGATATACCTGACCGTGCTGGGTACATCCGCCGACGACGGGGATTGCGGCCAGGTGGGGAGGGGCAACCGCGCCAACGGGATAATCCCCTTGAACAGGCCTGCGAGCTCAGAGGCTGCAGCCGGCAAGAACCCCGTAAGCCACGTAGGGAAGATATATAACCTCCTCTCGTATAGGCTGGCCAGAGAGATATACGAGAGGGTTCCGGGGATCTCCGAAGCATATGTATGGCTCGTAAGCCAGATAGGGAGGCCCATAGACCAGCCCATGATAGCCTCGGCGGAGCTGATCCTTGAGAAGAACACTTCGCTCAAAGAGGTTTCAAGGGAGGTCCACGACATAATAGATGCGAAGCTGGAGAGCATAGACGAGTTCTGCATGGAACTGATAGAAGGTAAGATACCCGTCTGCTGA
- a CDS encoding CBS domain-containing protein has product MPLPSLEEIAKRRRSLGLNQRELARLSGVSQSFIAKIETGRINPSYGLAKALFDVLERLESKEELKAADVMHPNVTGIDSGAKISEASGLMSETGYSQLPVYKEGRVVGSITEGTIISAMLKVRDPLSLSEMTVEEIMEESFPMVDGSTPVNLVSTLLRYTPAVLVTIKGEVKGIITKADLLKIVRGPS; this is encoded by the coding sequence TTGCCCCTCCCGTCCCTCGAGGAGATCGCTAAGCGTAGGAGAAGCCTCGGATTGAACCAGAGGGAGCTGGCGAGGCTCTCAGGGGTGAGCCAATCCTTCATCGCGAAGATAGAGACGGGTAGGATAAACCCCTCCTACGGGTTAGCCAAGGCCCTATTCGACGTTCTGGAGAGGCTGGAGTCAAAGGAGGAGTTGAAGGCCGCAGACGTTATGCATCCAAACGTGACCGGCATAGACAGCGGCGCGAAGATCTCCGAGGCCTCAGGGCTTATGAGCGAGACGGGGTATTCGCAGCTCCCGGTCTACAAGGAGGGGAGGGTCGTGGGTAGTATAACTGAGGGCACCATCATAAGCGCTATGCTGAAGGTCAGGGATCCCCTGAGCCTGTCGGAGATGACTGTGGAGGAGATCATGGAGGAATCTTTCCCCATGGTGGACGGCTCAACCCCTGTGAACCTGGTCTCCACCCTGCTGAGATATACACCGGCCGTCCTCGTAACCATTAAAGGGGAGGTTAAAGGCATAATAACCAAGGCGGACCTGTTAAAGATCGTTAGGGGGCCATCCTAG
- a CDS encoding redox-regulated ATPase YchF has translation MLIRIGLVGKTNTGKTTFFNASTLMSAEVSTYPFTTKKPNIGRAYVQSICVCRELGVKDDPRNSLCIDGWRFIPVEVMDLPGLIKGAHKGRGLGTQFLGVIGQADALLHIVDASGSVDAEGRITKPGMGNPVADVYDVETEIILWFADIIKRSQKQIIKDIRDGGASPASALTRTLAGLKVKRIHVEHALELAGLAGKPFDSWGEEDTIEFARRVREISKPTIIVANKMDLAKAEENYQRLTEAFGDRIVIPASSEAELALRRAESQGLIKYVPGEEAFKVVEEGLLTKEQRWALSYVQSRVLSKWIRTGVQFALNMCAFKLLGMNVVYPVEDLSSLSDKEGKVLPDAFLTPPEATVKDLAAQIHTDLAKGLLYAVDARTGLRLPVEYRLRDRDIIHIVSAMRRS, from the coding sequence CTGTTGATCCGTATAGGATTGGTGGGGAAGACCAACACAGGTAAGACTACCTTCTTCAACGCCTCAACCCTTATGTCAGCCGAGGTCTCAACCTACCCCTTCACGACGAAGAAGCCCAATATAGGCCGTGCATATGTCCAATCCATATGCGTCTGCAGGGAGTTAGGGGTTAAAGATGATCCGAGGAACAGCCTCTGCATCGACGGGTGGCGTTTCATACCTGTGGAGGTGATGGATCTCCCAGGGCTCATAAAGGGGGCTCATAAGGGTCGAGGCTTGGGAACCCAGTTCCTCGGGGTTATAGGACAGGCCGATGCGCTGCTTCACATAGTAGATGCATCGGGCAGCGTGGACGCGGAGGGTAGGATAACAAAGCCCGGGATGGGGAACCCCGTCGCTGACGTATACGATGTTGAGACCGAGATAATCCTATGGTTCGCCGACATCATAAAGAGAAGCCAGAAACAGATTATAAAGGATATACGGGACGGCGGGGCCTCTCCAGCCTCGGCTTTAACCCGGACCTTGGCAGGGTTAAAGGTGAAGAGGATCCACGTTGAACACGCCTTGGAGTTAGCTGGGTTAGCTGGTAAACCTTTCGACTCTTGGGGTGAGGAGGATACCATAGAGTTCGCCAGGAGGGTAAGGGAGATCTCCAAGCCCACGATAATAGTGGCTAATAAGATGGATCTAGCCAAGGCTGAGGAGAACTATCAACGCTTGACGGAAGCCTTCGGCGACCGTATAGTTATCCCGGCTAGCAGCGAAGCAGAGCTAGCCCTTAGGAGGGCTGAAAGCCAGGGCCTGATAAAGTATGTGCCTGGGGAGGAGGCCTTCAAGGTCGTCGAGGAGGGCCTGCTAACCAAGGAGCAGAGGTGGGCCCTAAGCTACGTCCAAAGCAGGGTGCTCTCAAAATGGATAAGGACAGGCGTTCAATTCGCCTTAAACATGTGCGCATTTAAACTCTTGGGCATGAACGTAGTATACCCAGTGGAGGATTTAAGCAGCCTATCTGATAAGGAAGGAAAGGTCCTACCCGACGCCTTCCTAACTCCTCCCGAAGCCACCGTTAAGGACCTCGCAGCCCAGATACATACCGACCTGGCCAAGGGCCTCCTCTACGCCGTGGACGCGAGGACGGGGCTGCGGCTCCCAGTGGAGTATAGGCTTAGGGACCGGGACATAATCCACATAGTATCCGCCATGAGGAGGAGCTAA
- a CDS encoding radical SAM protein, translated as MLRSTESLCPECLKVVPAQVFTDESGLVKIGKTCTEHGYYEDTYTFSDPTLYRWAEGYAYEGVKPENPRTETIMGCPYDCGVCPQHRSQTVLAIIDVTNRCNLRCPICFANAAAAGYIYEPTMKQIEDIMKNLRATRPVPPPALQFSGGEPTVRDDLPELIAMAKRLGFEHVEVNTNGIRFANDLEFMGRCLKEGMDTIYLQFDGLDDGIYGRSRGVPLTRVKLKVLENARKIGLESIVLVVTLVKGFNDHQIGDIIRFAMENSDVVRCVNVQPVSITGRIDRESREAMRINTTDFMKLVESQTGGLIKASDFRPVPSVIPISRAVGALKGRRYVEFSTAPWCGVATFMVQRNDGSWIPITRLADVDKFFEAMLKAAEDAEKGKRFSARMRILTSLRHVKADFIRNVLWPVLRDGSYDALGSFMRRILMIGCMHFMDPYNFDLQRVQRCPIHYGLPDGTIRPFCSYNTLHRRELEAKFSKSYEEWLKSSSGEGAQAR; from the coding sequence ATCCTGAGGAGCACTGAAAGCCTCTGCCCTGAGTGCCTCAAGGTCGTCCCCGCTCAGGTCTTCACCGATGAGTCCGGCCTAGTAAAGATAGGTAAGACCTGTACTGAACATGGATACTACGAGGATACTTACACCTTCTCAGACCCCACGCTTTACAGATGGGCTGAGGGCTACGCCTATGAAGGGGTTAAACCTGAAAACCCCCGCACGGAGACCATTATGGGCTGCCCCTACGACTGCGGCGTATGCCCCCAGCATAGATCCCAGACGGTCTTAGCTATCATAGACGTAACGAATAGATGCAACCTCAGGTGCCCCATATGCTTTGCGAATGCAGCCGCCGCAGGATACATCTATGAACCCACGATGAAGCAGATAGAAGACATAATGAAGAACTTGAGGGCTACAAGACCTGTTCCACCCCCCGCCCTGCAATTCAGCGGCGGGGAACCGACCGTAAGGGACGACCTACCCGAACTAATAGCCATGGCGAAGAGGCTGGGTTTCGAGCACGTAGAGGTCAATACGAATGGGATAAGGTTCGCCAACGACTTGGAATTCATGGGGCGTTGCCTAAAAGAGGGGATGGACACCATATACCTTCAATTCGACGGCCTAGACGACGGGATCTACGGGAGATCCAGGGGCGTACCGTTAACCAGGGTGAAGCTTAAAGTCTTGGAGAACGCTAGAAAGATAGGATTAGAGAGCATAGTCCTCGTGGTGACCCTCGTAAAGGGATTCAACGACCATCAGATAGGCGACATAATACGTTTCGCAATGGAGAACTCCGATGTGGTGAGATGTGTCAATGTACAACCGGTCTCCATAACAGGGAGGATAGATAGAGAGTCGAGGGAGGCCATGAGGATAAACACCACGGACTTCATGAAGCTAGTTGAATCCCAGACCGGCGGTCTCATCAAAGCCTCGGATTTCAGGCCCGTCCCCTCGGTGATCCCGATCTCAAGGGCGGTAGGCGCGTTGAAGGGCAGGCGATACGTGGAGTTCTCAACAGCCCCATGGTGCGGCGTAGCCACCTTCATGGTTCAAAGGAACGATGGAAGCTGGATCCCCATAACGAGGCTGGCTGACGTGGATAAGTTCTTCGAGGCCATGCTGAAAGCGGCTGAGGATGCTGAGAAGGGGAAGAGGTTCTCCGCTAGGATGCGGATCCTAACCTCCCTGAGGCACGTCAAGGCGGATTTCATAAGGAATGTGCTCTGGCCCGTGCTAAGGGATGGAAGCTACGACGCCCTAGGAAGCTTCATGAGAAGAATATTAATGATAGGCTGTATGCACTTCATGGATCCCTACAACTTCGACCTGCAGAGGGTTCAGAGATGCCCTATCCATTACGGCCTACCCGACGGAACCATCCGCCCCTTCTGCTCATACAACACGCTGCATAGAAGGGAATTGGAAGCCAAGTTCTCCAAATCCTACGAGGAATGGCTTAAAAGCTCCTCCGGTGAGGGGGCCCAAGCCAGGTAG
- a CDS encoding aminopeptidase P family protein yields MDLKMEYSPEYAGEVVAGILEEFKPKVDLSIRIDKSEYRERWRKVQEAMDAKGYDSIYVCGSELDRSDVAWLAGVFDPIIERYGALLPRDGPPIILAGPEGGHVIEEAAEMSGAEVVFLKDFQISDEEYRWARFLSLDGLLDRLGLGKGKRIAICSSGEFIPYDHVVMLQGRLGSDNVVFDPLLLRLIKYEKSEKELMIMQQANRVADAALRGMLAVLLPGATELQVAAVGDHIVKALGGGRTGFPTIVTSGERGYTVIGPATNRVIRRGDVVSLGVSPTFNGYHGVIRRTVKAGGDFTPEEREFMEAVEGLYRTVMDAALKAASENLPSNYIDREGKKYLGKLKLRTLKGDLDTPWEPYTFIHNMGCSECQEGYGAVTPHTSKPLGGRVSLAIDVALTGFQRRGEPVFPILYAVIEDAFWKDGPRIGVYNELPLLVQHLVGNLQPVSGGDVNPYHASYGPS; encoded by the coding sequence ATGGACCTGAAGATGGAGTACTCTCCTGAATACGCTGGGGAAGTCGTGGCTGGAATATTGGAAGAGTTCAAACCCAAGGTGGACTTGTCGATCCGGATAGATAAGAGCGAGTACAGGGAGCGCTGGAGGAAAGTGCAGGAAGCGATGGATGCCAAGGGCTACGACTCTATATATGTCTGCGGTAGCGAGCTCGATAGATCCGACGTAGCGTGGCTGGCCGGGGTATTCGACCCGATCATAGAGAGGTACGGAGCCCTGCTCCCCAGGGATGGGCCGCCCATCATATTGGCGGGACCTGAAGGGGGGCACGTAATAGAGGAGGCCGCTGAGATGTCCGGGGCTGAGGTCGTGTTTCTAAAGGATTTCCAGATATCCGATGAGGAGTATAGATGGGCTAGGTTCCTGAGCTTAGACGGGCTCCTGGATAGGCTGGGCCTGGGCAAGGGCAAGAGGATAGCCATATGCTCCAGCGGAGAGTTCATCCCATACGATCATGTGGTGATGCTCCAAGGCAGGCTGGGCTCCGATAACGTCGTATTCGATCCCCTCCTCCTCCGCCTCATCAAATATGAGAAGTCCGAAAAGGAGCTCATGATAATGCAGCAGGCCAACAGGGTAGCAGATGCCGCTCTGAGAGGCATGCTAGCCGTGCTCCTCCCAGGGGCGACGGAGCTCCAAGTAGCCGCCGTCGGGGACCATATAGTGAAAGCCCTGGGAGGTGGCAGGACCGGGTTCCCGACGATAGTCACCTCGGGTGAGAGGGGATACACCGTGATAGGCCCCGCCACCAACAGAGTCATCCGTAGAGGGGATGTGGTCTCCTTAGGCGTCAGCCCCACCTTCAACGGCTACCATGGGGTCATAAGGCGGACCGTAAAGGCAGGAGGGGATTTCACGCCGGAGGAGAGGGAGTTCATGGAGGCTGTGGAAGGCCTATACAGGACGGTCATGGACGCCGCTTTAAAGGCGGCATCGGAAAACCTTCCATCTAACTATATCGACAGGGAGGGCAAGAAATACCTCGGTAAGCTTAAACTTAGGACCTTAAAGGGGGATTTGGATACGCCGTGGGAGCCCTACACCTTCATACATAACATGGGCTGCTCGGAATGCCAGGAGGGATACGGCGCAGTAACGCCTCACACCTCCAAACCTCTAGGAGGCAGGGTTAGCTTAGCGATAGATGTAGCCTTGACGGGGTTTCAGAGGCGTGGAGAACCGGTCTTTCCAATCCTCTACGCGGTTATAGAGGATGCCTTCTGGAAGGATGGGCCTAGAATAGGCGTATATAATGAGTTGCCCCTGCTCGTGCAGCATCTAGTGGGCAACCTCCAGCCGGTGAGCGGGGGTGATGTAAACCCCTACCACGCCTCCTATGGTCCTTCCTGA
- a CDS encoding inositol-3-phosphate synthase — translation MVIGIMHEKIGRYSIFDIEFASAFDVSENKIGKPLSEAIYQPPNCVDWLPEVPKIDAVVHEAPVLDGVGVYVEKMIKPKKQSKSDEELRKDIIEEIKSTGTELLINYLPVGSELATKYWAEIALEAGVGVVNCMPVFIASDEGWASKFEEKNLPIIGDDVKGQVGATILNRILAKMCDDRGTVIDQMYQLNVGGNTDFANMLERSRLISKKISKTEAVTSQLTQKMGDERIYIGPSDFLPFLGNVKICYINIKGRMFADRPFEIECKLSVDDKANSAGIVIDAVRCLKLALDRGIGGALTSPSAYLMKHPPIQYSDSEAKVLMEKYIAGEIER, via the coding sequence ATGGTCATAGGGATAATGCACGAGAAGATCGGGAGATACAGCATATTCGATATAGAGTTCGCATCGGCGTTCGACGTCTCTGAGAATAAGATAGGTAAGCCGCTCAGCGAGGCCATATACCAGCCTCCAAACTGCGTGGACTGGCTCCCCGAAGTCCCCAAGATAGACGCCGTGGTCCATGAAGCCCCAGTACTAGACGGTGTGGGTGTATACGTCGAGAAGATGATAAAACCCAAGAAACAGAGCAAGAGCGACGAAGAACTCAGAAAGGACATAATAGAGGAGATCAAATCCACGGGAACAGAGCTATTAATAAACTACCTCCCGGTTGGAAGCGAATTAGCCACGAAATACTGGGCTGAAATAGCTTTGGAGGCGGGGGTAGGAGTGGTGAACTGCATGCCGGTGTTCATCGCCTCCGACGAGGGATGGGCGTCTAAGTTCGAGGAGAAAAACCTCCCTATAATAGGGGACGACGTGAAGGGCCAAGTAGGCGCCACCATACTTAACAGGATACTAGCGAAGATGTGTGACGACCGGGGCACGGTAATCGATCAAATGTACCAGTTGAACGTCGGCGGAAACACGGACTTCGCCAACATGCTCGAACGTTCCCGGCTAATCTCCAAGAAGATATCCAAGACGGAAGCGGTCACAAGCCAGCTAACCCAGAAGATGGGCGACGAGAGGATTTACATAGGGCCATCGGATTTCCTGCCCTTCCTAGGAAACGTGAAGATATGCTATATAAACATAAAGGGGCGCATGTTCGCCGATAGGCCCTTCGAGATAGAATGCAAGCTCTCAGTGGACGACAAGGCGAACTCGGCTGGGATAGTTATAGACGCCGTAAGATGCCTTAAACTCGCATTGGACAGGGGAATCGGTGGAGCGTTAACTTCACCATCAGCATACCTGATGAAGCATCCTCCAATACAGTACAGCGACTCCGAAGCCAAGGTGCTCATGGAGAAGTACATCGCTGGAGAAATAGAGCGGTGA
- a CDS encoding methyltransferase, translating into MAEIPRRMEPPRPYMEFMDLSLKLWHNLHRFKRRIKVEGRSFVVPPGVFVPEGVWTSKLLTRYLKVREGDKVLDLGSGCGVQAVHAALRGGHVLAVDHNPRALEAVRLNALLNDVSDRVETRLGDLFEPVKGELFDLIVFSPPYIPKEPRNVLESAWRGGAGLKVVRRFINQAPDFLKDDGRIQMVYSSLGNIQWLLGAMRKRLKAEVTYRLRLPCEQIILLEAWKIE; encoded by the coding sequence TTGGCGGAGATTCCTAGGAGGATGGAGCCCCCCCGTCCATACATGGAATTCATGGATCTAAGCCTAAAGCTCTGGCATAACCTACACAGGTTTAAGAGGCGTATAAAGGTCGAGGGTAGAAGCTTCGTAGTTCCTCCAGGGGTCTTCGTACCGGAAGGCGTATGGACCAGCAAGCTTCTAACAAGATACTTGAAGGTCAGGGAGGGCGATAAGGTCCTGGACTTGGGATCCGGATGCGGCGTACAAGCCGTACACGCCGCTTTGAGGGGCGGACACGTTTTAGCTGTGGACCATAATCCAAGGGCTTTAGAGGCAGTTAGACTAAATGCACTATTAAACGATGTATCAGATAGGGTTGAGACCAGGTTGGGGGACTTGTTCGAACCCGTGAAAGGGGAACTATTTGATCTAATAGTATTCTCTCCCCCATATATCCCGAAGGAGCCACGCAACGTCTTGGAGAGCGCCTGGCGTGGAGGCGCCGGATTAAAAGTGGTGCGGAGATTCATAAATCAAGCACCAGATTTTCTGAAGGATGATGGCAGGATCCAGATGGTTTACTCCTCCCTCGGGAACATCCAATGGCTCCTCGGAGCCATGAGGAAGAGGCTTAAGGCAGAGGTCACTTATAGGCTGAGGCTCCCATGCGAGCAGATAATACTCCTGGAGGCCTGGAAAATAGAATAG
- a CDS encoding ADP-ribosylglycohydrolase family protein: protein MLQTRLLRSKFQGGIVGSAVGSALGAPFKGLSPDDLDLEPWSLEMIDGRYTCDVKAMMGITESLIEHGGFDGGDAAHRFKTNINSSKKFSVGSVGAYPWMRDGAPWGAADRGLLDRGDPNGNNATASMTAFGLFYYDDLAALREVCLAFGSIIRLHELALEGAMIQAYAVALSVERMPWGGMDPMDLVEEVEGLTGHPLYRDRLRAVKRFLNSPQDKREIIKVLGNSMEPLDSAPTALYCALSKIESFEAAVSYAVGLGGYTDIIAAMTGAISGVLHCLEDIPYRWRTRLEGIDHLSDLADKLLKARESSGAAGHSPTSRDNPWGAGS from the coding sequence ATGCTTCAGACGAGACTTCTCCGATCCAAATTCCAAGGAGGCATCGTTGGATCCGCCGTGGGCAGCGCCCTGGGTGCGCCCTTCAAAGGGTTAAGCCCCGACGATCTGGATTTAGAGCCTTGGTCTCTGGAGATGATAGATGGCCGGTACACCTGCGACGTTAAAGCCATGATGGGGATCACTGAATCCCTCATAGAACATGGAGGGTTCGACGGCGGCGACGCCGCCCATCGATTCAAAACCAATATAAACTCGTCTAAGAAATTTAGTGTAGGCTCTGTGGGGGCATACCCCTGGATGAGGGACGGGGCTCCTTGGGGGGCAGCCGACAGGGGGCTGCTCGACAGGGGAGATCCTAACGGCAATAACGCGACGGCGAGCATGACGGCGTTCGGCCTCTTCTACTACGACGACCTCGCGGCGCTCAGGGAAGTATGCCTCGCCTTCGGCTCCATAATCCGACTCCATGAGTTAGCGTTGGAGGGGGCGATGATCCAGGCTTACGCCGTAGCCCTATCGGTTGAGAGGATGCCATGGGGCGGGATGGATCCGATGGATCTCGTAGAGGAAGTGGAGGGTTTGACCGGGCATCCCCTTTACAGGGATAGGCTTAGGGCGGTGAAACGATTCCTTAACTCACCCCAGGATAAAAGAGAGATAATAAAGGTTCTGGGTAACTCCATGGAACCCTTAGATTCCGCGCCTACAGCCTTATACTGTGCATTGTCTAAGATCGAGAGCTTCGAGGCGGCCGTCTCATACGCGGTAGGCCTAGGCGGCTATACGGACATCATAGCCGCCATGACGGGTGCCATCTCAGGGGTCCTTCACTGCCTGGAGGACATCCCCTATAGGTGGAGGACCAGGCTGGAGGGCATCGACCATTTATCGGATCTAGCGGATAAATTATTAAAAGCCAGAGAGTCAAGCGGGGCCGCGGGACATTCCCCTACAAGCCGCGATAACCCGTGGGGTGCGGGGTCGTAG
- a CDS encoding NusA-like transcription termination signal-binding factor, translating into MRYIALFESVTRATALDCIIDGRNDRIIFVAKQGDMGLAIGKRGKNVGLLRKLLGKPVEIVEYSDSPDQLVKNSLAPARIRSVRMAEKPGRRILIIEVDPKDKALAIGRNGKTIEKTRMLVKRYFQIDHVMVM; encoded by the coding sequence ATGCGGTACATAGCCCTCTTTGAGAGCGTAACCAGGGCAACAGCCCTGGACTGCATAATAGATGGCAGGAACGACCGCATAATATTCGTGGCTAAGCAGGGGGACATGGGCTTGGCGATAGGGAAGAGAGGGAAAAACGTCGGATTGCTGCGGAAGCTACTTGGGAAACCGGTGGAGATCGTGGAGTACTCGGATTCCCCGGATCAGCTCGTCAAGAACAGTCTGGCCCCCGCAAGGATAAGATCGGTTAGGATGGCTGAGAAGCCTGGGAGGCGTATACTAATAATCGAAGTCGACCCGAAGGACAAGGCTCTAGCCATAGGGCGCAACGGTAAAACCATAGAGAAGACGAGGATGCTGGTCAAAAGATACTTCCAGATAGACCACGTCATGGTCATGTAG
- a CDS encoding 50S ribosomal protein L30e, which translates to MGVDLQRELRLALESGEVAVGFREAMKAVRAGKAKLLIVASNHPDGVERLLGEASGIPVYRFKGSNMDLGALCGRRHTVSILAVKKPGASAILSLAGGE; encoded by the coding sequence ATGGGGGTGGATCTACAGAGAGAGTTAAGGCTGGCTTTGGAGAGCGGCGAGGTAGCGGTGGGCTTCAGGGAGGCGATGAAAGCCGTCAGGGCGGGGAAGGCTAAATTATTGATAGTGGCCTCTAATCATCCCGACGGGGTCGAAAGGCTTTTAGGGGAGGCCTCAGGCATCCCGGTGTACAGGTTTAAGGGCAGCAACATGGATCTTGGGGCTCTATGCGGTAGGAGACACACCGTATCCATATTGGCCGTGAAGAAGCCTGGGGCATCCGCGATCCTCAGTTTAGCCGGGGGGGAATAG